Within Colias croceus chromosome 10, ilColCroc2.1, the genomic segment GTAATTGTAGATTACCTACATGTcgtaaataagttttaaatgtaatatttttacgaaataaattgtatatagatatttcagtattttatttttgtatcctCAACTACAATCCTTACTAGTCCTTTGTTGTAAATGCGAAagctgtctatctgtctgtttgtCCCTTCTTCTAACCTACACCATtgaaccgatttggatgaaattcgATACTTATAGACATACTTTGAAATCTGAGAAAAGACATAAGATAGGTTTTAATAAAGTGAAACCTAGAAGAGAACCTAGAACAtgtaaaaaagagcgtgtgtgccgagcacacgtgtcagaagtgaaacttctatggcaagattcaaagaaaCCAAAATCTCCATGACGTGATGCCATGACGCAACcctgaaattttactctcaacgcgcttaaagaagtttcacttcaatagaATTCATTCTAATAAGtttcttaattaataattatttcttaaacaCCAttcataaatgaaacaactatttgaaaaaaaggtcaaaaagataatttaaaaaaataatattactgaACATGCTGTGAATGGCCCCTTATCTTTACCATGCACATCAATATCAAATTACTTGTTATTTTGAATgtgatacaaaataatttatataaataattatagtccttttcaactaggatgattcctgtgacacatcgattgttgacacgtgtagagattgcctttactgaaatcgtatcaattgtttccaataatcgataatattttatatggaaatgaaatcgatttgaataaaggACCAAAATCAGTTACTTCGGCATTTCGCCAATAATTTACTAAGGAATCTTAGCAAACAACAGCGacaaaaagtaaacaataacaattcgtaataataacacattatcacgtaaagtatcaatataaaaatgcaacttgtatacAAAGCTGACGGACtcgtacagacgattgacGCGATTGACAAACGATTTCAAGATGGGCGTcgattatatgattttccaactctataatttttcaacgttcgatttcatgtacacgaattgcgtaggtattatttttttgtgttattttattttatttttcgttatattaaactaaacaatactgtttttgttttagtagcttatgatgtttaatttttatatttttggtattaatgccgccttgaaataaaaatattatgtattaaaattatttttgctttttaaacataaaatacgtaattcggaacacaatgaagtgtcacaggaatcatcctaGCTGAAAAGGACTATAGTCATATAAGTATTTCTGcttgtattttatgttattcagtgataacttatttttaaagtaataattttttttttaattttgtaatatttctgcatattcatttattacatGGAACAGCCATTATTTCTAACACCGGACGAATGtgtatgtcgtggccatattgTATATTTGCTCACTTCATGAAATGGTTGCATTTGATGAAATGGTTGAATGACTATTGGCCACATCTTGATGTGGTTTGATcatatcaatgataagaaatcgtttctcgATATGGACAACTAAACGCGccgttttttcatgaaatgatcaaaattatttgttcatattgtaaagtagttacattaattaatttttaattaatgtaactagtattatataaaacaagcACTTACTCTTGTATCCATCCGTTTCCCCAGCCTCCATGTTCACCAGCAAGTCGTAGTACTGATCGATCTTTTCTTGATGATGAGTAAACTCCTCTCTCAAAGCAGCCAACTCTTCACTAGTGAAGCCCGAGGCCTCTGCTTTCGCCCATAACATGTTCAATTTCTTGTCTTTGAACAGGCTCTTGTTTATATATCTGTCGGAAGCTGCGTTGTATGACTGAAAGAATAAATGCAACATTAAATTGTTAATGGATTATCATAGTTTAGTAATGTGTAGAAAGAGATGTACATTTTGATGTGTTAAAGCATGTAATTATTAGAAGCTAAGTAAACTGACTTACTGAACTTTGAAATTACTCATGCATCcatcaaatacaaatatacaacACAGCAGCTGTATCTGCATATCTCATTAGTTTTTATAGCCCtatgttattgtaaaataaattttttatttaattattaacaagTGAATATCAAACTGAATGGCATGTTATAGTAATTATAGTAATATAGATGGATTCCGCCCATTTTATTCTAAATTATGTGATTTTTCTTTACCaaagcatttttatttattaattctacCACGATGAATGATTATAGAAATGTGTTTTGTTAGTGTTACAATAACAGGCTGCAATGATTGGGTACTTTTTGTAATTTACCTACTCAGgccattaaaaaatttattaacaaactAGCCGCGCTCTCCTGTTTCACCAGTGTGGCTCcccttctgttggtcttagcgtggtgatatgtagcctatagccttcctcgataaatgggctatccaacacgggaaataatttttcaaatcgtaccagtagttctcgagattagcacattcaaacgaacaaacatacaaactcttgagctttataatattagtatagatgaattataatacttactgGATCTTGTTTCTGCCTGCCCATGGAGTTATCTTCAAAATGCTCTCGAAGTCCATAGTTGCTCATGATAGTTGTAAGTTTCCTTCTCAATTCAGCTTCCTTCAAACCTTCTTTATCCCCTCCTTCACTCTTCATTCTCTTATATGTTAATTCCAATTTGTCTTGAATCATTAGATCACTGTATAAGGACTTTAACTTTGGTTCTGTTAAACGCTGAAAAGATAatggaaaaaatgtttttttgtacagacttgtcattaaaataaataaattgaatatttctaTTTGTAACTACTTATTTCATTTACAAGGACAATTAGTTAGtatattagattataattagtaagaaaacaaaaatttaataaataaataataaataaatattataggacattattacacaaatcgaaaTTTGGttccaaattcaaaaaaattaacagtTCCTATCTGAATTATGTACCTGTTTCCTAATTTTTTAATAgcaatgtataaaattttcccctattatcataatatcacaCTAACAAACATACGCTGCTGTTCCAAAGCTTCATATTAAACCAGACAATTTCAAGATAACCAGTTCATGAATTTCTCTTTGATAACAAAGAAACAGTGTTAAcagaaaaatcaataaaataactgTAACATACCTGTTGAGCCTTAGTCCAAAGcaagtttaatttattcattctaaATGGTTTATCCAACTTTCTGAAGTTTACTTCTTCGGGATCTTTGGAATTCGCAGATcgggaatatttattttcacccaaaacacattgaaaaataaaaagtgcgGCGACTACGCCGAAAAATAGGCGGAATCCCATTTTAATTATGAACAAAAAAGGAGTAGAGGAGAAAAGCCAGAACTTTATAAACCAAACAATTATTACGAAAATTAAATtggatatatttatatttcaatttctttttaattttaataattcactTGGTTCTCAAAAACACATCAGCATCACCAATCAcatcatattaattataatttgacgTCTGTCTATGACAGTTTGCTGACTGCTGTTTGTCAATAAGTTTCGTAGGTATGTCATAGGCGCCGTACCTACCACAAATTAAAACGAACGCACGAAATCACACGAAATTCACATCTTGcgaatatttgaaaaaaaaaataacaaacaactTGTCCCCccaaattaatttacaaatttgatttcttgtaacatttacatttttttttgaatttgtgACTCGAAAAACATCTGGGCAATAACTCTGGCAATGTAATATAACTGTTGCCATTTTATATTTGACAGTCCAGAGTGACAGCTAATTACAATCAGACGTGTTGTGTTAGGTACCTGTGGTTAGGTAGGTACGCTTGTTGTGCGAAAATATTGCATAAAAAATGTGTCTTATTGTAACGTATTCCCTTTCGTGTTTGTAACTACCATAATATGTTGCTAACTGATTCGAAGTTCCAAACAACCGGTAGTTGATCGTAATACTCGTGGGGTAAGAATCCTACGTTACACTCAAACACAATGGTAGCTAACATTCTCTGTAACAGCATCTGAGAGCGCGGCCGCATACGATTTCGTCTGACCATCGTTACTTTCTCTCTGATGCGTTGCGAGTGGGTTGTTACTTAACACAGTAGGGTAAAGGGGCAAGACGGTCGAATCGCTTCTAATGATAACTCACAAACAGTGTGGTAGAACAATTATTGAGTGTTAGTGTGATGTGCGTGGGTTCGTAGTGATGGTGGAACGCGAAGGGATGCGTCGGGGTGGAGGGTGCGGCTGGGGTAGCGGTGTCTTCGGCAGGTGGTCGCTGCGGCGACTGCTGCTGGACAGCCCTTTGGTTGGGAGAAGACTTGCCCACTCAGGTATAAggcactttttatttatttacccttaaataaatatttaagaacattggtacataaattattagtagaaatgaaatattgaattacaagtctgtattttttagtattttgtaGTATACTTCTTTATTCCTTCATAcagaagtttaaaataattagttaagtgttatttttaattcaaataaacaatttaaacaaatgtgtaaTCAAATAGGTCATTGCCACTAAGCTCCATGCTACTCGACCTTTCCTTGCTAAATAAGATTGTCATTGccaacaattaattattattatccatCTTAATTTATCATTGAACTGACCTAGGGCAAACAGAATTAGAAACCTTCCGTACAAATAGTACATAGTATTTGTTACAGTTACTTTTCtacaaagtttaaattaaatagcattattataatacattggAATGAAAATAAACCTTTTCTCTGTTTTAATAGTAATTTCCAATAAAGAGATAATTAAggtaattgtttataatttgcgGAAAATTGATGTTAAATTGTGAAGAATTTACAAGATTATCCAGATCAATATTTTCCTGCTCTGATAAGAAATGGCAAGGTGTTTTATAAAGCAAAAAATGTCATAATTGTAGCaagtacttaattaattttttccaTAAAATTACCATAGtatgttgttttatacttGGATATTGTCAACCatccatatatttttataatgggtttaaataacaatttaaaaga encodes:
- the LOC123694983 gene encoding alpha-2-macroglobulin receptor-associated protein, which encodes MGFRLFFGVVAALFIFQCVLGENKYSRSANSKDPEEVNFRKLDKPFRMNKLNLLWTKAQQRLTEPKLKSLYSDLMIQDKLELTYKRMKSEGGDKEGLKEAELRRKLTTIMSNYGLREHFEDNSMGRQKQDPSYNAASDRYINKSLFKDKKLNMLWAKAEASGFTSEELAALREEFTHHQEKIDQYYDLLVNMEAGETDGYKNAVNDEELDKFNEINYVNDNGENLTKDYIDKSNLVRDKHRGLRDGFDRLERIAARGPTNKEFIEPKVQGLWKMATAANFTVDELASLKVELQHYESRLLKLRTLHADHVSKLEKHHSKVAATGDKMDHFADTQQTIKKHTLKVEKMHADLEGRILARHTEL